The segment ATCATTTTTATTGCTCCTGCAGTGGGATGATGATATTCAATAAACATATTCCTAGCCTGTAATTGCGGATCATTTGCTACATCTTTAATCGTGTGAATTGGCCCGCATGGTATTTTGTTTTCCTGGCATTTTTTCTGCCAAAATGCTGTTGTATTTGTTAAAAAAACCTCCTGCAGTAATGGTACTAATGCCTCCCGATGCTGCACACGATCCGGATTCGTTTGAAATCTTTCATCCGTACTTAATTGGGGTTTTTCCAGAATGGTACATAACCTAGCGAATTGATTATCGTTTCCTACTGCGATGACCATCTCACCATCTAACGCCCGGAAGGTCTGGTATGGCACAATATTGGCATGATGATTTCCAAGAGCTGTAGGGACTTTTCCCGACATTAAATAATTACTGCCAACATTTACAAGCGAGCTCACTGCAGAATCATATAGCGACAGATCCAATTTCTGACCTTTGCCGGATAACGTTCGCTCAAGCAATGCCCCTTGAATCCCGATACAGGCATATAAACCTGTTAAAACATCCGTTATGGCTACTCCCAACTTTTGTGGTCCCGATTCTTCATCTCCTGTTATGCTCATTAATCCACTCATGGCTTGGATGATAAAATCATAGCCTGGCATGTCTTTGTGCGGCCCTGTTTCCCCGAAGCCGGTAATAGAACAATACACAATCCCAGGGTTTAGTTCGGTAAGTGTCTCATAATCCAACCCGAATCGTTTCATCGTGCCTGATTTAAAGTTATTAATAATGACATCACTTTCTTGAACAAGTGATTTAATAACTTCGATACCTTCATCTGATTTCAAATCAACAGTTATGCTTTTCTTATTCCGATTCGCGGAAAGGTAATAAGCACTCACGTCTTTTTGAAAAGGGGGGCCCCATTTACGCGTTTCATCACTCCCGCCCGGGGCTTCGACTTTAATTACTTCTGCCCCAAGATCGCCTAAAATCATCGTACAGTAAGGACCTGCGAGAACACGGGACAAATCCAGTACTCGAATATTCTCCAATGCACCAGTCATTTTCTCACTCCTTTCTTATATACTAAAAAAAGCCAGATCAAAGTGGATTACAGTCTTCCTGTAATTCCAAAATGAACTGGCTTTTACCTGTTGGAACAATTCTGGCATAGAACTGTGAACAGATTAGGCAGTATTTTAAATTGTTAGTGTTCATATGTGAGTGCGCTTTCATATGATTCATTATTTTAATTATACATTATTTTGAGTAATATGCAACTGTTTTTAGATAATAATATCTGAAAATCTGCAAAAGTGGCTAACATGGTAGCCATAAACAACCATGACGCCCCGAATCTTGTTTTTAATATAATTTTAATCAAAAAAGTAGTCCATTTTAAGGTACAACGTGACATTTTGTACTCTATAACTGAACTACTTATGTTAAAACTTATTTCGCTGCTTTTTGGAGTTTCCCGATCATTTTTATTGCTCGTCCAGTTCCGATTGCGACGGATTCAAGCGGATTTGGGGCAAGGTGTACCGGGACGATGATTTCATCGCTAAGCCATTCTTTCATTCCTTTTAACAAGGACCCGCCACCTGTTAGCACAATCCCATGATCGACAATGTCGCCACTTAATTCGGGTGGGCAATTTTCAAGCGTCGAGCGAACTGTTTCAAGGATTTGCTGTAATGATTCTTTCAGGGCAAAATAAATCTCCGTAGACGTAATGGTTATCGTTTTAGGTAATCCCGTTACCATGTCCCGTCCACGTATGTCCATTGTTTCCTCATCGTGAACCTCTAGTGCACATCCAATTTCCATTTTAATACTTTCTGCAGTTCGTTCGCCTATTAGAATGTTATAGTTTTTGCGAATATGCTGTATGATTTCTTCATCCATTCTGTCGCCGCCGGTGCGAACGGAATTGCAAGAAACAACCCCTCCAAATGAGATAATTCCTACTTCAGAAGTTCCGCCACCGATATCAACAATAACATTGGCTATAGGTTCATCGACAGGTAGGTCGGCCCCAATTGCAGCAGCAACAGGTTCTTCAATTAAATGCACCTGTTTAGCGCCGTAGCTTGATACTGCATTATGGATAGCGCGTCGTTCGACAGATGTACTTCCAGATGGCGTACAGACAACGACGGTCGGTTTACGCATGGACGATCCAACTTGCTTGCTTACTTTTTTCAAAAATTCTTTCAGCATTTGAGCCGTTACATCATAATCTGCAATAACCCCGTCACTTAATGGGCGTATTGGGACAATGTTCTGAGGTGTTTTCCCTACCATTTCCTTTGCTTCTGCTCCAACTGCTACTACTTGTTTTGTATGAATATCAATAGCCACAACAGACGGCTCATTTAAGACAATTCCTTTTGTTTTTGAATAGATTAGTATATTTGCAGTACCTAAATCGATTCCAATTTCTGCATTAGATAACATAGACATAGTTAGTGATCCTCCAATGATGTTTTCTTTCATATTCATTCTATCATATATGACAATTTGCGGGGGTATTTTTACTAGTTACACATTTTGGTAGTGTAACATCCATGTAAATACTATTAAAATAAAGCATACAGACCGGAATGGCAAGTAACAATCTGATTACAAATTTCGAGTCTTTGTAACAAAACCAGGTGTTTTTAAGAGATGTCAACAGCTATTTTGTTGTAATTTTTACCACTACATTGATTTTTTTCCTACATGTCTCATTTCAGGTTGTCTTAAAACGCCTAAAAATAGAAGAATTTAGTGGAAAATAATTCTATTTATCTAGTTTGGAAAAGGCTGCCATAAATATTACAAAAAACTCGTGCTATGATGATTTTGCAAAAACAAAAAACGAAGGAGTGTGCATTAGGATGTTTAAAAAAATAAGCATCGTTACAGCATTATCAGCCACATT is part of the Virgibacillus sp. NKC19-16 genome and harbors:
- a CDS encoding CaiB/BaiF CoA transferase family protein produces the protein MTGALENIRVLDLSRVLAGPYCTMILGDLGAEVIKVEAPGGSDETRKWGPPFQKDVSAYYLSANRNKKSITVDLKSDEGIEVIKSLVQESDVIINNFKSGTMKRFGLDYETLTELNPGIVYCSITGFGETGPHKDMPGYDFIIQAMSGLMSITGDEESGPQKLGVAITDVLTGLYACIGIQGALLERTLSGKGQKLDLSLYDSAVSSLVNVGSNYLMSGKVPTALGNHHANIVPYQTFRALDGEMVIAVGNDNQFARLCTILEKPQLSTDERFQTNPDRVQHREALVPLLQEVFLTNTTAFWQKKCQENKIPCGPIHTIKDVANDPQLQARNMFIEYHHPTAGAIKMIGSPLKLSRTPVTVRHHPPDAGEHNEDIVTRFEFKK
- the mreBH gene encoding rod-share determining protein MreBH translates to MLSNAEIGIDLGTANILIYSKTKGIVLNEPSVVAIDIHTKQVVAVGAEAKEMVGKTPQNIVPIRPLSDGVIADYDVTAQMLKEFLKKVSKQVGSSMRKPTVVVCTPSGSTSVERRAIHNAVSSYGAKQVHLIEEPVAAAIGADLPVDEPIANVIVDIGGGTSEVGIISFGGVVSCNSVRTGGDRMDEEIIQHIRKNYNILIGERTAESIKMEIGCALEVHDEETMDIRGRDMVTGLPKTITITSTEIYFALKESLQQILETVRSTLENCPPELSGDIVDHGIVLTGGGSLLKGMKEWLSDEIIVPVHLAPNPLESVAIGTGRAIKMIGKLQKAAK